One Pyrofollis japonicus DNA window includes the following coding sequences:
- a CDS encoding HD domain-containing protein, whose translation MSESNFSDIVKKLDRIMAALKATPRTGWMLRGVHSAIAESISEHMNEASFWALFFSEYLARKGVKIDAYRSASIAAVHDVSEALIGDLVKYVTERLGKDVKEKIELDALYEHMGNNIIHDLVREYMEQRSIESRMAKLAEQFATLLQALRYYEQGYRFVDEIACSMALSISEMLEGDDVFKHIEYLLRPILDKALTMCK comes from the coding sequence ATGAGCGAGAGCAATTTCTCGGACATAGTTAAGAAGCTTGATAGGATTATGGCTGCTTTAAAGGCTACACCACGTACTGGCTGGATGCTCAGAGGGGTTCACTCTGCTATAGCCGAGAGCATATCGGAGCATATGAACGAGGCCAGCTTTTGGGCGCTATTTTTCTCGGAATACTTGGCGAGGAAGGGTGTAAAGATAGATGCGTATCGTTCTGCGTCGATAGCTGCAGTACACGATGTATCTGAGGCCCTTATCGGCGACCTTGTTAAGTATGTCACTGAAAGGCTCGGAAAAGATGTTAAGGAAAAGATAGAGCTTGATGCACTATATGAGCATATGGGAAACAACATTATACATGATCTCGTGAGAGAATACATGGAGCAAAGGAGCATTGAGTCAAGGATGGCTAAGCTTGCAGAACAATTTGCAACACTTCTGCAAGCGTTGAGGTATTATGAGCAGGGTTATCGCTTCGTAGATGAAATAGCGTGCTCAATGGCGTTAAGTATTTCAGAAATGCTTGAAGGAGATGATGTATTTAAGCATATTGAGTATTTATTGAGACCGATCCTTGACAAGGCTCTTACTATGTGTAAGTAA